Genomic window (Bacteroidota bacterium):
GCCATTATAGCGTTATCAAGGAAAGTTATCATCTGGGATTTTAATAAGTACTCCTACACAGAGCTGATCAGCCTTTCCGGGATGATCCTTGCACTTAGCATTTCATACTACCTGATCAAACGTGCCGATCTGGTTATTAAAATACCCCGAAAGAAGAAAAAGGAAGATATAGCGGAACAAGAATAGATATGACAAAGCCAGATGCCCATATTCTGTCGTTTGTATTAAAGTCACAGAAAAACGAGATTACCGAGTATTACGTTTACTCGCGGCTTTCCCGGAGGATAAAGAACAGGGAGAATGCTGAAATTCTGCAGAAAATTGCTGAAGAAGAAAAATCCCATTACCATTTCTTCAAGCAAATCAGTGGTAGGAGTTTGCAACCAAATTTCGTTAAAGTCGCATGGTTTTACTGGATCACCCGATTGTTTGGACTTACCTTTGGGTTAAAGCTGATGGAGAGAGGAGAAGGGCAAGCCCAGGATGATTATAGCCGATATCGCGACAAGATACCCGGGATGGAAAACATCATTGAAGATGAGACAGATCATGAAAATCAGTTGATACGATTGATCCATGAAGAAAAACTTGATTATGTAGATTCTATCGTTCTGGGACTGAATGACGCCCTGGTTGAATTAACAGGAACTCTTGCCGGATTGTCCTTTGCTCTTCAAAACACACGTCTTATTGCATTAGCAGGACTAATTACGGGTGTTGCGGCTGCTCTTTCCATGGCATCTTCGGAATACCTCTCGAAAAAAGATGAGCCGGGCGGAAACAATCCTATACGGTCGGCACTATACACTGGCCTGGCTTACATCTTCACGGTGATTATCCTGATCCTGCCTTATTTATTGCTTGAGCATTACCTGCTTTCTCTGGGATTGACAGTTACAGGAGCAATACTTATAATTGCGGCATTCAATTATTATATATCTGTTGCAAAAGGATTATCTTTCAGAAAGCGATTTCTGGAAATGGCAGCCATCAGTCTGGGAGTGGCTCTTCTGAGTTTTGGTATCGGTTATCTGATAAAAATCTTCCTTGGAGTGGAACTATAAGGAAAATGGTTAAAATTCAATACAAAGGCATTTGGATAAATAAAAAAAATCCATACCTTTGCACTCCGTTTTTTAAAATTAATAATTCAATATTTAAACAGATCTATGTCAAATCAGTATGAAACCGTTTTCATTGTAACTCCCGTCTTGTCTGAAGATCAGATGAGGGAAGCGGTTGATAAGTTCAGAAATTTTCTGAAGGATAACAAGGCTGAGATCGTCCATGAAGAAATATGGGGACTGAAGAAGCTGGCGTATCCTATCCAAAAGAAATCGACAGGATTTTACCATCTTTTTGAATTTCAAGCAGAAAGTGAACTCATCGACAAGCTGGAAGTTACTTTCAGGCGTGATGAGCGTATCCTTCGTTTTCTCACGGTTAAACTGGATAAGCACGCCGTTGCCTACAACGAGAAAAAACGCCAGAAGGCGAAAGAAAAGAAAGAAGCAGAAGCTTAAGAAATTTAAATTATCAATTTATGGCAGACAATTCTTCAGAAATCAAGTATTTGACCCCGATAGCGGTTGATACCAAAAAGAAAAAATATTGCCGTTTCAAGAAAAACCGTATTAGGTATATCGATTATAAGGATGCGGATTTTC
Coding sequences:
- a CDS encoding VIT1/CCC1 transporter family protein; translated protein: MTKPDAHILSFVLKSQKNEITEYYVYSRLSRRIKNRENAEILQKIAEEEKSHYHFFKQISGRSLQPNFVKVAWFYWITRLFGLTFGLKLMERGEGQAQDDYSRYRDKIPGMENIIEDETDHENQLIRLIHEEKLDYVDSIVLGLNDALVELTGTLAGLSFALQNTRLIALAGLITGVAAALSMASSEYLSKKDEPGGNNPIRSALYTGLAYIFTVIILILPYLLLEHYLLSLGLTVTGAILIIAAFNYYISVAKGLSFRKRFLEMAAISLGVALLSFGIGYLIKIFLGVEL
- the rpsF gene encoding 30S ribosomal protein S6 is translated as MSNQYETVFIVTPVLSEDQMREAVDKFRNFLKDNKAEIVHEEIWGLKKLAYPIQKKSTGFYHLFEFQAESELIDKLEVTFRRDERILRFLTVKLDKHAVAYNEKKRQKAKEKKEAEA